In Macadamia integrifolia cultivar HAES 741 chromosome 13, SCU_Mint_v3, whole genome shotgun sequence, one DNA window encodes the following:
- the LOC122059200 gene encoding monooxygenase 2-like isoform X1 produces MRTEMAEDMVIIGAGIAGLTTALGLHRMGLRSLVLESSDSLRVTGFALVLWTNAWKALDALGIGDFLREQHVLLDRLVFTSTISGLATSQLPLRADSKHFKCSESREVRSVKRNALVEALAKDLPRGTIRFSSKVVSIEEADNLKLLHLADGSILKTKVLIGCDGLNSVVAKWLGLEKPVSSGRWAIRGYAEYLGGHGLEPNFLQFFGNGSRCGLMPCDEKTVYWFFTRTPSAKYKEIEENPAMMKQFVLSNLGNVPEALVNAIESSDFGSIVASPLKFRKPWNVLWGEITKGNVCVAGDALHPMTPDIGQGGCAALEDGVVLARCLAEALLKEPGRESNSGVEDKEDEFNRIKMGLEKFAKERRWRSFELISTAYVVGSMQQSEGKVIGFLRDNLLSSLLSGLLLKKASYDCGKLNIS; encoded by the exons ATGAGAACAGAGATGGCTGAAGACATGGTGATAATTGGTGCTGGAATAGCAGGGCTCACTACAGCCCTAGGACTTCACAG GATGGGATTGCGAAGCTTGGTATTGGAATCATCAGATAGCTTGAGAGTCACTGGGTTTGCACTTGTGTTATGGACTAATGCATGGAAGGCCTTGGATGCGTTAGGCATTGGTGATTTTCTCAGAGAACAACATGTTCTGCTTGATAG GTTGGTGTTTACATCAACTATATCTGGCCTAGCTACCTCCCAATTGCCATTAAGGGCTGACAGTAAACA TTTCAAATGCAGTGAAAGCAGAGAAGTTCGTTCTGTGAAAAGGAACGCTTTGGTAGAGGCCCTTGCAAAGGATCTACCACGAGGCACCATTAGGTTCTCTTCCAAGGTTGTTTCTATTGAAGAAGCTGACAACTTGAAACTGCTGCATTTGGCAGATGGGTCCATCCTCAAGACCAAG GTATTAATTGGGTGTGATGGACTGAATTCAGTTGTTGCAAAATGGCTGGGTCTTGAAAAGCCAGTCTCTTCTGGGAGATGGGCAATTAGGGGCTATGCAGAGTACTTGGGTGGCCATGGCCTTGAGCCCAACTTCTTGCAGTTCTTTGGAAATGGCTCCCGCTGTGGTCTGATGCCTTGTGATGAGAAGACTGTATATTGGTTTTTCACTAGGACTCCATCTGCCAAGT acaaagaaatagaagagaaccCAGCCATGATGAAACAGTTTGTTTTGAGTAATCTTGGGAATGTCCCTGAGGCATTAGTGAATGCCATAGAAAGCAGTGACTTTGGAAGTATTGTAGCCTCACCATTAAAGTTCAGGAAACCATGGAATGTGTTATGGGGAGAGATCACCAAGGGAAATGTCTGTGTAGCTGGTGATGCCCTCCACCCAATGACACCGGACATCGGTCAAGGTGGGTGTGCAGCCTTAGAAGATGGTGTTGTTCTGGCCAGGTGCCTTGCTGAAGCCCTGTTAAAGGAGCCGGGAAGAGAATCCAACTCAGGAGTTGAAGATAAAGAAGATGAATTCAATAGGATAAAAATGGGTTTGGAGAAATTTgcaaaggaaaggaggtggagaAGCTTTGAACTTATTAGTACAGCTTATGTGGTGGGTTCGATGCAACAAAGTGAAGGAAAAGTCATTGGCTTCTTAAGAGATAATTTGCTGTCATCATTATTATCTGGATTGCTGTTGAAGAAGGCTTCTTATGATTGTGGAAAACTCAATATCTCTTAA
- the LOC122059200 gene encoding monooxygenase 2-like isoform X2, producing the protein MRTEMAEDMVIIGAGIAGLTTALGLHRMGLRSLVLESSDSLRVTGFALVLWTNAWKALDALGIGDFLREQHVLLDRLVFTSTISGLATSQLPLRADSKHESREVRSVKRNALVEALAKDLPRGTIRFSSKVVSIEEADNLKLLHLADGSILKTKVLIGCDGLNSVVAKWLGLEKPVSSGRWAIRGYAEYLGGHGLEPNFLQFFGNGSRCGLMPCDEKTVYWFFTRTPSAKYKEIEENPAMMKQFVLSNLGNVPEALVNAIESSDFGSIVASPLKFRKPWNVLWGEITKGNVCVAGDALHPMTPDIGQGGCAALEDGVVLARCLAEALLKEPGRESNSGVEDKEDEFNRIKMGLEKFAKERRWRSFELISTAYVVGSMQQSEGKVIGFLRDNLLSSLLSGLLLKKASYDCGKLNIS; encoded by the exons ATGAGAACAGAGATGGCTGAAGACATGGTGATAATTGGTGCTGGAATAGCAGGGCTCACTACAGCCCTAGGACTTCACAG GATGGGATTGCGAAGCTTGGTATTGGAATCATCAGATAGCTTGAGAGTCACTGGGTTTGCACTTGTGTTATGGACTAATGCATGGAAGGCCTTGGATGCGTTAGGCATTGGTGATTTTCTCAGAGAACAACATGTTCTGCTTGATAG GTTGGTGTTTACATCAACTATATCTGGCCTAGCTACCTCCCAATTGCCATTAAGGGCTGACAGTAAACA TGAAAGCAGAGAAGTTCGTTCTGTGAAAAGGAACGCTTTGGTAGAGGCCCTTGCAAAGGATCTACCACGAGGCACCATTAGGTTCTCTTCCAAGGTTGTTTCTATTGAAGAAGCTGACAACTTGAAACTGCTGCATTTGGCAGATGGGTCCATCCTCAAGACCAAG GTATTAATTGGGTGTGATGGACTGAATTCAGTTGTTGCAAAATGGCTGGGTCTTGAAAAGCCAGTCTCTTCTGGGAGATGGGCAATTAGGGGCTATGCAGAGTACTTGGGTGGCCATGGCCTTGAGCCCAACTTCTTGCAGTTCTTTGGAAATGGCTCCCGCTGTGGTCTGATGCCTTGTGATGAGAAGACTGTATATTGGTTTTTCACTAGGACTCCATCTGCCAAGT acaaagaaatagaagagaaccCAGCCATGATGAAACAGTTTGTTTTGAGTAATCTTGGGAATGTCCCTGAGGCATTAGTGAATGCCATAGAAAGCAGTGACTTTGGAAGTATTGTAGCCTCACCATTAAAGTTCAGGAAACCATGGAATGTGTTATGGGGAGAGATCACCAAGGGAAATGTCTGTGTAGCTGGTGATGCCCTCCACCCAATGACACCGGACATCGGTCAAGGTGGGTGTGCAGCCTTAGAAGATGGTGTTGTTCTGGCCAGGTGCCTTGCTGAAGCCCTGTTAAAGGAGCCGGGAAGAGAATCCAACTCAGGAGTTGAAGATAAAGAAGATGAATTCAATAGGATAAAAATGGGTTTGGAGAAATTTgcaaaggaaaggaggtggagaAGCTTTGAACTTATTAGTACAGCTTATGTGGTGGGTTCGATGCAACAAAGTGAAGGAAAAGTCATTGGCTTCTTAAGAGATAATTTGCTGTCATCATTATTATCTGGATTGCTGTTGAAGAAGGCTTCTTATGATTGTGGAAAACTCAATATCTCTTAA